In Firmicutes bacterium ASF500, a single genomic region encodes these proteins:
- a CDS encoding Cobalt-dependent inorganic pyrophosphatase, which produces MERQTVNRRAVKVIGHRNPDTDSICSAIAYSNLKNILDPEHPCKPCRAGLLNRETEFVLNYFKVPAPQLYTDVSPHLRDVDIRPAKGVDGEMSLRRAWMTMRDQQLDTLCVVDGEENLKGVITVKDVATANMDGMDPHSLEIAGTSYENLIDILDGAVLVGDVTGKRVEGRIIIGSGSAEQIEKSISPGDIVIVSNRSESQLAALEMDAGCMVVCAGGKVPRTICMLAEEKGCIVITTEISTYVAGQIISQAAPIRHYMTSKNLLTFTLNTPVESASKIMASVRFRYFPVLDDDGKYIGVVSHRNMMNLHKKQLILVDHNEKGQAAEGIEQAEVLEIIDHHRIGSMETDGPVYFRNVPVGCTCTIVYQMYRENGVDIDPTIAGLMLSAILSDTLMFRSPTCTPVDERAARHLAELAGVDLEGYADTMFEHGGDVSGKTAAEVFNGDYKIFTSGEVRFGVGQGIYMTEKNRKAAQALVGPYLPEARTKQQLDYIFYMFTDVRNSFTELLMTGPGAEELACKTFGAEIENGVVTLPGVVSRKKQMVPSLINAIKLEQE; this is translated from the coding sequence ATGGAGCGTCAAACTGTAAACCGCCGGGCGGTGAAGGTGATCGGGCACCGGAACCCGGACACGGATTCCATCTGCTCGGCCATCGCCTACAGCAACCTGAAAAATATCCTGGACCCGGAACACCCCTGCAAGCCCTGCCGGGCCGGACTGCTCAACCGGGAGACGGAATTCGTCCTGAACTATTTCAAGGTCCCGGCTCCCCAGCTGTACACCGATGTCAGCCCCCATCTGCGGGACGTGGACATTCGTCCGGCCAAGGGGGTGGACGGGGAGATGAGTCTGCGCCGGGCCTGGATGACCATGCGGGACCAGCAGCTGGACACCCTGTGCGTCGTGGACGGGGAGGAGAACCTGAAGGGGGTCATCACCGTCAAGGACGTGGCCACCGCCAATATGGACGGCATGGACCCCCACAGCCTGGAGATCGCCGGGACCAGCTATGAGAACCTGATCGACATTCTGGACGGCGCCGTCCTGGTGGGGGATGTCACCGGGAAGCGGGTGGAGGGCCGAATCATCATCGGCTCGGGCAGCGCCGAGCAGATCGAAAAATCCATCTCCCCCGGAGACATCGTCATTGTCAGCAACCGCAGCGAGAGCCAGCTGGCCGCCCTGGAGATGGACGCCGGGTGCATGGTGGTGTGCGCCGGGGGGAAGGTCCCCCGGACCATATGCATGCTGGCGGAGGAGAAGGGCTGTATTGTCATTACCACGGAGATCAGTACCTATGTGGCCGGACAGATCATCAGCCAGGCCGCCCCCATCCGCCACTATATGACCTCTAAGAACCTGCTGACCTTCACCCTCAACACGCCAGTGGAGTCAGCCAGCAAGATTATGGCCTCGGTCCGCTTCCGCTACTTCCCTGTGCTGGACGACGACGGAAAGTACATTGGGGTGGTCTCCCACCGGAACATGATGAATCTGCACAAAAAGCAGCTGATCCTGGTGGACCACAACGAGAAGGGCCAGGCGGCGGAGGGCATCGAGCAGGCGGAGGTACTGGAGATCATCGACCATCACCGCATCGGCTCTATGGAGACCGACGGCCCGGTGTATTTCCGCAACGTACCTGTGGGCTGTACCTGTACCATCGTCTACCAGATGTACCGGGAGAACGGGGTGGACATCGACCCCACCATCGCCGGGCTGATGCTGTCCGCCATTCTGTCGGACACGCTGATGTTCCGCAGCCCCACCTGCACCCCCGTCGACGAGCGGGCGGCCCGGCATCTGGCCGAGCTGGCCGGGGTGGACCTGGAGGGCTACGCCGACACCATGTTTGAGCACGGCGGCGACGTGTCCGGCAAGACGGCGGCGGAGGTCTTCAACGGCGACTATAAGATCTTCACCAGCGGCGAGGTTCGCTTCGGGGTGGGCCAGGGCATCTATATGACCGAGAAGAACCGCAAGGCCGCCCAGGCCCTGGTGGGGCCCTACCTACCCGAGGCCCGGACCAAGCAGCAGCTGGACTACATATTCTATATGTTCACCGACGTGCGCAACTCCTTCACCGAGCTGCTCATGACGGGCCCCGGGGCGG